The nucleotide sequence CGATGACGGTGATCGCCGAGGCGGCGGCCAGGTAGTAGCCGACATAGGAGACGTCGAACTTCTGCACCAGCCAGGCGGCGATGAACGGGGTCAGCGCGGCGCCGAGGATCGAGGACACGTTGTACGCGATGCCGGAGCCGGTGTAGCGGGTGTTCGTGGGGAACAGCTCAGGCAGCACCGCGGACATCGGCCCGAAGGTCAGGCCCATGAGCGTCATGCCCGTGGCCAGGAACGCCACCATCAGCGGCACGTTCAGCTCCGCGCCCACACCCATGTTCTCCGGCGCGAGCCACAGGCCGAACGAGAGGCCGAACAGCACCATGAGCACAGAGATCACGATCAGGGTGGGGCGGCGGCCGAAGCGGTCCGCCAGCAGGCCGGAGACCGGCACGAACGCCGCGAAGAACAGGATGCCGACCAGCTGCAGCACGAGGAACTCGGCGTAGGGGACGCCCAGGAAGCCGTTGGCCGGCTTGCCGATCGCGTAGGAGAGGATCCACGTGGTCATCAGGTAGAAGAGCACGTAGGTGGCGTACATCACGAAGGTGCCCAGGATCAGCTCCCACCAGTTGCGGCGGAACACCTCGCCCAGCGGCGCCTTCACGCGCTGGTCGCGGTCGAGGGCGCGCTGGAAGACCGGGGTCTCCTCGAGCTTGACGCGGACGTAGAGGCCCACGGCCACCATCACGATCGAGAGCAGGAACGGCAGGCGCCACACCCACGTGAGGAACGGGCCGTCGAGCACCGGGCTCGTGGAGTCGTGGCCGAACCCGAGCACGAGCGTGAGGAACAGGCCGTTGGCCAGCAGGAAGCCGATCGGCGCGCCGAGCTGCGGCCACATGGCCGCCTGCGCGCGCTTGCCGTCCTTGGCGTACGCGGTGGCCAGCAGGGCGGCGCCGGACCACTCGCCGCCGAGCCCCAGGCCCTGGAAGAAGCGCAGCAGCGTCAGCATGGCCGGCGCCCACAGGCCGATCTGGAAGTACGTGGGCAGCAGGCCGATGAGGAACGTCGCGATGCCCATGGTCAGCAGCGAGCCGATGAGCGTGGTCTTGCGGCCCACGCGGTCGCCCAGGTGGCCGAAGACGACGGCGCCCAGCGGCCGGGCGACGAACGCCGCGCCGAAGGTGGCCATGGAGGCCAGCAGGGCCGTGTTGTCATCACCGCCCGCGAAGAAGATCAGCGGGAACACCGAGACGGCGGCCGTGGCGTAGATGTAGAAGTCGTAGAACTCGATCGAGGTGCCCACGAGCGAGGCGATGATGACCCGCGAGCGGGGCACCTCCTCCGCAGCGGCGACCGCGTCCGACGTGAGATCGGTGGTGGCGGTGGGGGCGCCCGGGTTCGCGGGCGGGGTGGAGTGGGACATGGTGTCTCCCTGGTATGACGGGCACAGGGGGTCGCGAGCGACCACGATGTGAGACGAAGATGCGTGTCAGGCTAAGCCTCATCGCGCCGATCTGCGAGAGTCACATCCCCGTCGTCCACCATGTGGAACCAGCCGGCGACGACGGCGCTCCCCGCCGTCATCGCCGGCGGCTCACTCCGCGTCGGCGATGGAGGCGATCACCGTGCCGGCCGTGACCGTCTGGCCCGGCTCGACCTCGAGCCCGCTGACGACGCCCGCGCGGTGGGCCGTGAGCGGCTGCTCCATCTTCATGGCCTCCACGACCACGATCAGGTCGCCCTCGGCCACGGTCTGGCCGTTCTCGGCGGCGACCTTCACCACGGTGCCCTGCATCGGGGCGGTCAGCGCGTCCGTGCTGACGGCCGCGGCCACCGGTGCGCCGCGCTTGCCGCGGGGCCGGCGTCGTCCCGCACCGGCCCGCTGGGCGGCGCCGGAGATCGTGTGCAGGGCCTCGCCCCACGTGGGCAGGGTGACGTCCACGCGCTTGCCGTTGACCTCCACGGTCACGGTGTGGCGCGCCTCGCGGGGGGCCGGCTCCGCCGGGGTGAGGGCGCTCGGCTCGATGTGGTTCGCGAACTCCGTCTCGATCCACCGGGTGTGCACCGAGAACGGCTCCTCCGAGCCGGCGATCTCGGGGGCGAAGGCGGGGTCGCGCACCACGGCGCGATGGAAGGGCAGCACCGAGGGCATGCCGACGATCTCGGCCTCGCGCAGGGCGCGGGCGGCGCGCTGCAGGGCCTGGCGGCGGTCCGCACCGGTGACGATCAGCTTGGCGACCATGGAGTCGAAGGCCCCGGAGACGGTCTCACCCTCCACCACGCCGGAGTCCACACGCACGCCCGGGCCGCTGGGCATGCGGAACGTGGTGAGCCGGCCGGGGGCGGGCAGGAAGTTGCGGCCCGGGTCCTCGCCGTTGAGGCGGAACTCGATCGAGTGGCCGCGGGGCTGCGGATCCTCGTAGCCGAGGGCCTCGCCACGGGCCAGGCGGAACTGCTCGCGCACGAGGTCGATGCCGGTGATCTCCTCGGAAACCGGGTGCTCCACCTGCAGGCGCGTGTTCACCTCGAGGAAGGAGATGGTCCCGTCCTGGCCCACGAGGAACTCGCACGTGCCCGCGCCGACGTAGCCGGCCTCCCGCAGGATCGCCTTGGAGGACTCCACGAGGCGGGCGTTCTGCTCGTCCGTGAGGAACGGCGCCGGGGCCTCCTCCACGAGCTTCTGGTTGCGGCGCTGCAGCGAGCAGTCGCGGGTGGAGATCACGACGACGTCGCCGTGCACGTCCGCCAGGCACTGCGTCTCCACGTGGCGCGGCTTGTCCAGGAACCGCTCCACGAAGCACTCGCCCCGGCCGAACGCGGCCACGGCCTCGCGGACCGCGGACTCGTAGAACTCGGGGATCTCCTCGCGCGTGCGGGCCACCTTGATGCCGCGGCCGCCGCCGCCGTAGGCCGCCTTGATGGCCACCGGCAGGCCGAACTCGTCCGCGAACGCGACGACCTCCTCCGTGCCGGTCACGGGGGAGGTGGTGCCCGGTGCCAGCGGGGCGCCGACCTTGGTGGCCAGCTGGCGGGCCGAGACCTTGTCGCCCAGCCGGTCGATCGCCTCGGCGGGCGGGCCGATCCACACGAGGCCGGCGTCAGCCACGGCGCGCGCGAAGTCCGCGTTCTCGGAGAGGAAGCCGTAGCCGGGGTGCACGGCGTCCGCGCCCGCGCGCTCGGCGGCGTCGAGGATCTTGCCGATCACCAGATAGGAGTCGGCGGCGGTCTCCCCGCCGAGGGCCACGGCCTCGTCCGCGAGCGTCACGTGCAGGGCGTCTCGGTCCGGCTCGGCGTAGACGGCCACGGAGGTCAGCCCCTCGTCTTGGCAGGCCCGGATGATGCGCACGGCGATCTCGCCGCGGTTGGCGATCAGCACCCGGGAGAACCGGCGCTCCGCCGCGGGGTCGACGGGCGGGACGACCGAGGCCTGCGGTGCGTCGGCGATGCTCATGGGCGATGGACTCCTCGGACGATCACGGCTGGGGGTGGGGCGCCACGTCCGGGGTCGTGCCCCTCACCCGGTGGGGTGAAGGGCGCGGGACGGCGCCGACTCTGACCAGCACCCTACTCGTTGTGGCGGAACCCTCCGAGGCACGCGGCCCTGTCGCGCCGGATCAGCGCTGCGCGTTGGAGGGTTCCCACAACCGGGTGAGGTCCTGACCCAGGGCCGCCGTGGCCCGCCGCAGCCATGCCACGGACAGCCCGATCACCGCGTTGGGGTCCCCGTCCACGCCGTCCACGAGGGCCGCGCCCGCGCCGTCCACCGTGAACGCGCCCGCGCAGTTCAGCGGTTCGCCCGTGGCCACGTAGGCCTGGATCTCGGCCTCGGTGACGGCGCCGAAGCGCACGACGGCGGACACCACGCCCGCCTCCGCGGCCATCCCGGACCCGACCCCGGGCTCCGGCAGCACCAGGCCCAGCCAGTGGCCCGAGTGCAGCACACCCTCCCGGCCGGCCTGGGCGCGCCAGCGCTCGACGGCGACCTCGGGCTCGTAGGGCTTGCCGTGGGCGCGGCCCTCGAACTCGAACACGGAGTCGCAGCCGAGCACGAGCGTGGGCGTCTCGACGCCGGCGGCCGCCACACGGGCGGCCACGTCGCGGCCCTTGGCCTCCGCCAGCAGGCCCGCCAGCTCCGCCGGCGACGGGTCGCCCGCCGCCGCGCCCACGGCCGCCTCGTCCACCCCGGAGACGACGACGCGGAACGGCACCCGCGCCCGGGTCAGGACCTCCGCCCGGCCGGGGGAGGCCGAGCCGAGCACCAGCCGCAGGCCCGTGCCGGGGCCGGCCGCGCCGTCGTCGCGCGGGATCACGCGAGTGCCTCCCGCAGGGTGTCCAGGCCCATGCCGCCCAGGCGCAGGGCCCGGGTGTGGAAGGCCTTGAGGTCGAAGTCGGCGCCCTCGGCCTGCTCGTGCTCGGCGCGGATCTGCTCCCAGATGCGCTGACCCACCTTGTAGGCGGGCGCCTGCCCCGGCCAGCCGAGGTAGCGCGTGAACTCGAAGCGGCGCTGGCCCTCGGAGATGTTCAGGTGCTTGGCCAGGAACGCGTAGCCCTTCTCCGGGGTCCACGCGCCGCCGCCCTCGGACTCGGGGGCGTCGAAGCCGCAGTGGTAGCCGATGTCGAACACCACGCGGGCCGCGCGCATGCGCTGCATGTCCAGCATGCCGAGGTGGTCGCCCGGATCGTCGAGGAAGCCGAGCTCCTCCATGAGCTTCTCCGCGTACAGCGCCCAGCCCTCGCCGTGGCCGGACGTCCAGCAGAAGCTGCGGCGCCACAGGTTGAGGTTCTCCCGGTTCATCATGGCGGTGGCGATCTGCAGGTGATGGCCCGGCACGCCCTCGTGGTAGACCGTGGTGGTCTCCGCCCACGTGGTGAACTCGTCCTCGCCCGGGGGCACGGACCACCACATGCGGCCGGGCCGGGAGAAGTCGTCCGAGGGGCCGGTGTAGTAGATGCCGCCCTCCTGGGTGGGGGCGATCATGCATTCGAGCCGGTCCATCGGGGCCGGGATCTCGAAGTGCTCCTTCATGGCCTCGACCGCGTCGTCGGAGAGCCGCTGCATCCACGTGCGCAGGGCCTCGGTGCCCTTCAGGGTGCGCTCCGGGTCCGCGTCCAGGATCGCGCGTGCCTCCTCGATCGTGGCGCCCGGCCGGATGCGCTCGGCGTCCGCCTGCTGCGCGGCGATGATGCGGGCCAGCTCCTCCTGGCCCCAGCGGTAGGTCTCCTCGAGGTCGATCTCGGCGCCGAGGAAGACGCGGGAGGCCAGCCGGTAGTACTCGATCCCGACGCCGTCCACCTCCGGGGCGTGAGGGCGCAGCTCGGCCTCGAGCGTGTCCGCGAAGTCGCGGTAGGCCTGCGCGGCGGCGTCCGCGCCGGAGCGGATGCGGGCGGCCAGGGCGTCGTCCACGACGTCGGCTGCCTCGGCCCGCTCGACCAGGCCCGGGAAGAACCCGCCCGCGGCGCCGTGGGCGCGGGCCTGTTCCACCACGATGTCCACCTGGCGCACCGCGGCCACGTGGCCGGCGTCGCGGGAGGCGAGCAGGGACTCGGTGTAGCCGCGCAGGGCGGCCGGCAGGTTCTCGAGGCGGCCGGCGATGTGGCCCCACTGCTCCGCGGTGTCCGTGGGCATGAGGTCGAAGACCGCGCAGATGCCCTGGGCAGGGGAGGCGATGTTGTTCAGCTCGGTGCGGCCGGTCGCGTGG is from Micrococcus luteus NCTC 2665 and encodes:
- a CDS encoding Maf family protein, encoding MIPRDDGAAGPGTGLRLVLGSASPGRAEVLTRARVPFRVVVSGVDEAAVGAAAGDPSPAELAGLLAEAKGRDVAARVAAAGVETPTLVLGCDSVFEFEGRAHGKPYEPEVAVERWRAQAGREGVLHSGHWLGLVLPEPGVGSGMAAEAGVVSAVVRFGAVTEAEIQAYVATGEPLNCAGAFTVDGAGAALVDGVDGDPNAVIGLSVAWLRRATAALGQDLTRLWEPSNAQR
- a CDS encoding DUF885 domain-containing protein → MTPITSDVPTGTRTPSAIDALAERYVTDLLALHPDTATELGFPGRETEYTDFSPAGARADDELNARLLEDLAALEPQDETDRVTKAAMQERIGLEREIHATGRTELNNIASPAQGICAVFDLMPTDTAEQWGHIAGRLENLPAALRGYTESLLASRDAGHVAAVRQVDIVVEQARAHGAAGGFFPGLVERAEAADVVDDALAARIRSGADAAAQAYRDFADTLEAELRPHAPEVDGVGIEYYRLASRVFLGAEIDLEETYRWGQEELARIIAAQQADAERIRPGATIEEARAILDADPERTLKGTEALRTWMQRLSDDAVEAMKEHFEIPAPMDRLECMIAPTQEGGIYYTGPSDDFSRPGRMWWSVPPGEDEFTTWAETTTVYHEGVPGHHLQIATAMMNRENLNLWRRSFCWTSGHGEGWALYAEKLMEELGFLDDPGDHLGMLDMQRMRAARVVFDIGYHCGFDAPESEGGGAWTPEKGYAFLAKHLNISEGQRRFEFTRYLGWPGQAPAYKVGQRIWEQIRAEHEQAEGADFDLKAFHTRALRLGGMGLDTLREALA
- a CDS encoding MFS transporter, with protein sequence MSHSTPPANPGAPTATTDLTSDAVAAAEEVPRSRVIIASLVGTSIEFYDFYIYATAAVSVFPLIFFAGGDDNTALLASMATFGAAFVARPLGAVVFGHLGDRVGRKTTLIGSLLTMGIATFLIGLLPTYFQIGLWAPAMLTLLRFFQGLGLGGEWSGAALLATAYAKDGKRAQAAMWPQLGAPIGFLLANGLFLTLVLGFGHDSTSPVLDGPFLTWVWRLPFLLSIVMVAVGLYVRVKLEETPVFQRALDRDQRVKAPLGEVFRRNWWELILGTFVMYATYVLFYLMTTWILSYAIGKPANGFLGVPYAEFLVLQLVGILFFAAFVPVSGLLADRFGRRPTLIVISVLMVLFGLSFGLWLAPENMGVGAELNVPLMVAFLATGMTLMGLTFGPMSAVLPELFPTNTRYTGSGIAYNVSSILGAALTPFIAAWLVQKFDVSYVGYYLAAASAITVIALVLSPETRHTDLDTVTSARERRAATR
- a CDS encoding acetyl/propionyl/methylcrotonyl-CoA carboxylase subunit alpha → MSIADAPQASVVPPVDPAAERRFSRVLIANRGEIAVRIIRACQDEGLTSVAVYAEPDRDALHVTLADEAVALGGETAADSYLVIGKILDAAERAGADAVHPGYGFLSENADFARAVADAGLVWIGPPAEAIDRLGDKVSARQLATKVGAPLAPGTTSPVTGTEEVVAFADEFGLPVAIKAAYGGGGRGIKVARTREEIPEFYESAVREAVAAFGRGECFVERFLDKPRHVETQCLADVHGDVVVISTRDCSLQRRNQKLVEEAPAPFLTDEQNARLVESSKAILREAGYVGAGTCEFLVGQDGTISFLEVNTRLQVEHPVSEEITGIDLVREQFRLARGEALGYEDPQPRGHSIEFRLNGEDPGRNFLPAPGRLTTFRMPSGPGVRVDSGVVEGETVSGAFDSMVAKLIVTGADRRQALQRAARALREAEIVGMPSVLPFHRAVVRDPAFAPEIAGSEEPFSVHTRWIETEFANHIEPSALTPAEPAPREARHTVTVEVNGKRVDVTLPTWGEALHTISGAAQRAGAGRRRPRGKRGAPVAAAVSTDALTAPMQGTVVKVAAENGQTVAEGDLIVVVEAMKMEQPLTAHRAGVVSGLEVEPGQTVTAGTVIASIADAE